In the genome of Hymenobacter cellulosivorans, one region contains:
- a CDS encoding STAS domain-containing protein: MDILKLSQPNAFVVSLRGKCEGEQGAKQLVDLLREATQKQAGTLWLLCQELTSVDFRAQQTLLRHLPFLQDARVKLTLCGLQPAVQRQFEASGLSTLISLLPAEAYKGPRPILR, translated from the coding sequence ATGGATATTCTGAAACTGTCTCAGCCCAACGCCTTTGTCGTAAGTTTACGGGGCAAGTGCGAAGGTGAGCAAGGGGCCAAGCAACTCGTTGACCTGCTGCGCGAGGCTACGCAAAAGCAGGCCGGCACCTTGTGGCTGCTCTGTCAGGAGCTTACTTCTGTCGACTTCCGCGCCCAGCAGACCCTGTTGCGGCACCTCCCTTTTCTGCAGGATGCCCGCGTAAAGCTGACCCTGTGTGGCCTGCAGCCCGCGGTGCAGCGGCAGTTTGAGGCTTCGGGCCTGAGTACCTTGATTTCGCTGCTTCCCGCCGAGGCCTACAAAGGCCCTCGTCCTATTCTGCGCTGA
- a CDS encoding DUF1345 domain-containing protein, which produces MPSTVFRLIHRLGQLSALTRLALALVSGAGAWVLLAQDLLPTARAVAAWDAFGLTTLLLIWAAITTADVDHIRETARQEDASRTLSFAFVLVAALSSLLAVVLLLSSVGELNSAAVRLHVGLAIAAVALAWLLVHTMFTLRYAHLYYDAAAEGDAGGLEFPGQEQPDYLDFAYFSFVLGMTAQTADVSISGRYIRRLALLHGLVSFGFNTAVVALSISGLAGVL; this is translated from the coding sequence ATGCCGTCCACCGTTTTTCGTCTGATTCACCGCCTTGGCCAGCTTTCGGCCCTTACGCGCCTAGCCCTGGCTCTGGTGTCGGGTGCCGGCGCCTGGGTACTGCTTGCCCAAGACCTGTTGCCCACGGCCCGCGCCGTAGCCGCCTGGGACGCCTTCGGGCTCACCACGCTGCTGCTGATCTGGGCGGCCATTACCACTGCCGATGTGGACCATATTCGGGAGACGGCCCGGCAGGAGGATGCCAGTCGGACGTTGTCGTTTGCCTTTGTGCTGGTGGCGGCGCTGAGTAGTCTGCTGGCCGTCGTGCTGCTGCTCAGTTCGGTAGGCGAGTTAAACAGCGCCGCCGTACGCCTGCATGTGGGTTTGGCCATTGCCGCCGTGGCCCTGGCTTGGCTGCTGGTCCACACCATGTTTACGTTGCGCTACGCCCACCTCTACTACGATGCCGCGGCCGAGGGCGACGCCGGTGGCCTGGAGTTTCCCGGCCAGGAGCAGCCCGACTACCTCGACTTTGCTTACTTTTCCTTCGTGCTGGGCATGACGGCCCAAACCGCCGACGTTAGCATTAGTGGGCGGTATATACGCCGCTTGGCCCTGCTGCACGGCTTGGTGTCGTTTGGCTTCAATACGGCCGTAGTAGCGTTGAGTATCAGTGGCTTGGCCGGTGTACTCTAA
- a CDS encoding T9SS type A sorting domain-containing protein, whose product MKKILLCLFTMTSVGLQSTLAQSPWVLPPGPLEYTPTYTTQRWLQRLVSPGPNALWGQVQQALQTGPGNRTYQTWIFNTADNGQSWQKADFAPTDLAAIDGQNAWLLNEGKLLRTTSGVTGFTQLPAVLPTAFKSIHFFNATTGIALPTTPKDATVWPIYRTTDGGLSWALVANLPGRSGPPTQFDVKSYIKKKLDNHFWLTAGSTMLHTMDEGLTWTVASTPGQAYFSDPLNGLSYYSTESGTATVHHLSRTTDGGASWSEIAYTGPTNMFSIPGLYTMTAVPGSPGTYLYYDYRFLSASNLATGRLIISRDGGSSWQLLGSSFTSGAIQGLLPLSPTELWAGMNGETGLSSEPVVMRYGGTILASNTASTLPAPLAAYPNPTSAQVQLTGTFSGTEQARVYDATGRLCQQQPVSGSQSTLDLSRQPAGLYQIKVTATNGAVRHLRVSKVQ is encoded by the coding sequence ATGAAAAAAATCTTACTCTGCCTCTTTACAATGACCAGTGTAGGCCTGCAATCTACGCTGGCCCAGTCGCCATGGGTACTTCCACCCGGTCCGCTTGAGTATACTCCAACGTACACCACCCAGCGCTGGCTGCAGCGCCTGGTGTCTCCCGGACCAAACGCCCTGTGGGGGCAGGTACAGCAGGCCCTCCAAACCGGCCCAGGTAACCGAACCTACCAAACATGGATATTTAATACTGCTGACAACGGACAAAGCTGGCAGAAAGCCGACTTCGCCCCTACTGACCTAGCAGCTATTGATGGTCAGAATGCCTGGCTGTTGAATGAGGGGAAATTGTTGCGTACTACTTCCGGCGTCACGGGCTTTACTCAGCTGCCAGCCGTGCTGCCGACGGCTTTCAAGTCCATCCACTTCTTTAATGCCACCACGGGCATAGCCCTACCTACTACACCCAAGGATGCTACCGTCTGGCCCATCTACCGCACAACCGATGGTGGTCTAAGCTGGGCTTTGGTAGCCAATCTGCCCGGCCGTAGTGGACCACCTACCCAGTTTGATGTGAAATCGTACATCAAGAAGAAGCTGGACAACCATTTTTGGCTGACAGCAGGCTCCACAATGCTGCACACGATGGATGAAGGCCTCACCTGGACCGTGGCCTCCACGCCAGGGCAAGCCTATTTTAGCGACCCACTCAATGGCCTCTCGTATTATAGCACCGAGTCGGGTACGGCCACTGTGCATCACTTGTCCCGCACGACGGATGGCGGTGCCTCGTGGTCCGAAATAGCGTATACCGGTCCGACGAACATGTTTAGCATACCCGGCTTGTATACCATGACAGCTGTTCCGGGTTCACCGGGCACGTATCTGTACTACGACTACAGATTCTTAAGCGCCAGTAATTTAGCAACCGGAAGACTAATCATTAGCCGGGACGGCGGCAGCAGTTGGCAACTTTTAGGCAGCTCATTCACCAGTGGCGCCATCCAAGGCTTACTACCCCTAAGTCCTACTGAGCTCTGGGCGGGCATGAATGGGGAAACAGGCCTTTCCAGCGAACCGGTAGTGATGCGCTACGGCGGCACTATTCTGGCAAGCAACACTGCCTCCACCCTGCCGGCTCCCTTAGCGGCTTACCCTAACCCTACCTCGGCCCAGGTGCAACTAACTGGCACCTTTTCGGGTACGGAGCAAGCCCGGGTGTATGATGCCACTGGGCGTCTTTGCCAGCAACAGCCGGTATCCGGCAGCCAGAGTACGCTCGACTTATCACGCCAACCAGCCGGACTTTACCAAATCAAGGTAACTGCTACCAATGGTGCGGTACGCCACCTGCGGGTAAGCAAAGTCCAGTAG
- a CDS encoding sensor histidine kinase produces MTLRVKFLLFVVIIHGVLIALAAQVMRTNAPLFIATEVLLLISIVLTVQLYRGFVRPFQLIAAGTEAIRAKDFSMKFVPVGQKEMDQLIDVYNHMIDELRQERVTQHEKSFLLERLIQASPAGILLLDFDGRVEATNPAAERCLLLPQQELLGQLPAELPGEWGPALSTLQAGQPQVIQLSGIRTYRAHCSHFLDRGFTRNFIMLEELTQDLIRQEKQAYEKLIRMMSHEINNSIGAINSILQSFSYYTAQLRPDDQTDFSEALEVSINRNTHLANFIANFANLVRLPAPTRRPCDVHDLVRSIYRLMLVQSEKRRISWHWQLAPKPLWVELDCQQIEQAVLNIVKNALESIGEDGNLTIHTSVQPPMLRIEDDGAGIAPEVQRRLFTPFFSTKRDGQGIGLTMIRDILLQHGFTFSLETTPAGTTAFTIWFGEAVKQSSHEAALATT; encoded by the coding sequence ATGACCCTGCGCGTCAAATTCCTGCTCTTTGTTGTCATCATTCACGGCGTGCTCATTGCGCTGGCTGCCCAGGTGATGCGCACCAACGCGCCACTCTTTATTGCCACCGAAGTCCTGCTGCTGATTTCCATTGTGCTCACCGTGCAGCTGTACCGCGGCTTTGTGCGGCCGTTTCAGCTCATTGCGGCCGGCACCGAGGCTATCCGGGCCAAGGACTTCTCCATGAAGTTCGTACCCGTGGGCCAGAAGGAAATGGACCAGCTCATCGATGTGTATAACCACATGATTGACGAGCTGCGGCAGGAGCGCGTCACCCAGCACGAGAAAAGCTTCCTATTGGAACGCCTGATTCAGGCCTCGCCGGCTGGCATCCTGCTCCTCGACTTCGATGGGCGGGTGGAGGCCACCAACCCCGCCGCCGAGCGGTGCCTGCTTTTGCCCCAGCAAGAGCTGCTGGGCCAGCTGCCGGCCGAGCTCCCCGGCGAGTGGGGGCCGGCCCTGAGCACCTTGCAGGCCGGGCAGCCCCAGGTAATTCAGCTCTCCGGTATCCGGACCTACCGGGCCCATTGCTCCCACTTCCTCGACCGGGGCTTCACCCGCAACTTCATTATGCTGGAGGAGCTGACCCAGGACCTGATCCGCCAGGAAAAGCAGGCCTATGAGAAGCTGATCCGGATGATGTCGCACGAAATCAACAACTCCATCGGGGCCATCAACTCCATCCTGCAAAGCTTCAGCTACTACACCGCGCAGCTGCGCCCCGACGACCAGACCGATTTCTCAGAGGCCCTGGAGGTGTCCATCAACCGCAACACCCACCTGGCCAACTTCATCGCCAACTTCGCCAACCTGGTGCGCCTGCCCGCGCCCACGCGCCGCCCCTGCGACGTGCACGATTTGGTACGCTCCATCTACCGCCTGATGCTGGTGCAGAGCGAGAAGCGCCGCATCAGCTGGCACTGGCAGCTGGCCCCCAAACCGCTCTGGGTGGAACTCGACTGTCAGCAAATCGAGCAGGCCGTGCTCAACATCGTGAAAAACGCCCTGGAATCCATTGGCGAGGATGGCAACCTGACGATTCACACCAGCGTGCAGCCGCCCATGCTGCGCATCGAGGACGACGGGGCGGGCATTGCGCCTGAGGTACAACGCCGCCTGTTCACGCCCTTCTTCAGCACCAAGCGCGACGGGCAGGGCATCGGCCTGACCATGATTCGCGACATTCTGCTGCAGCACGGCTTCACTTTCAGTCTGGAAACCACCCCGGCCGGCACCACGGCATTTACCATCTGGTTTGGGGAAGCCGTAAAGCAGAGCAGCCACGAAGCCGCGCTGGCCACTACCTAA
- a CDS encoding sigma-54-dependent transcriptional regulator — protein MILIVDDDLAVRTSLGLLLKQAGYAAKGVATPEEALQVVRTAAPALVLMDMNYSLDTSGHDGLQLLAQVKDVAPQVPVILITGWGSITLAVEGIKAGAAEFVTKPWNNDSLLQTIRTILSLQERPAETGAVLNRRELDRQFNFRSIVGADAQLLHVLRNVGQVAATDASVLIEGESGTGKELIAEAIHQNSHRRDKAFVKVNLGGISASLFESEMFGHRRGAFTDAKTDRVGRFELANKGTIFLDEIGELDLGSQVKLLRVLQDRTYEVLGDSRARSLDIRVICATNRNLAEMVREGRFREDLYYRINLITVRLPALRERPDDIPLLVNHFVSNLRTTYNRPSLKVGTKALHWLRELPLSGNIRELKNLVERAVLVSGKDELSPEDFQAQFTKAPAKAAAPGELPPVGSMTLEEVEVQMIRKSMEFYAGNVSRVAKALGLSRGALYRRLEKYDIPFDE, from the coding sequence ATGATTCTTATTGTTGACGATGACCTGGCCGTGCGCACCTCGCTGGGGCTGCTGCTCAAACAGGCCGGCTACGCCGCCAAAGGCGTGGCTACGCCCGAAGAAGCCCTGCAGGTAGTGCGCACCGCCGCCCCAGCCCTGGTGCTGATGGACATGAACTACTCCCTGGACACCTCCGGCCACGATGGCCTGCAACTGCTGGCCCAGGTAAAGGACGTAGCACCCCAGGTACCCGTTATTCTGATAACGGGCTGGGGCTCTATCACGCTGGCCGTGGAAGGCATCAAGGCCGGGGCCGCCGAATTCGTGACCAAGCCCTGGAACAACGACTCCCTGCTCCAGACCATCCGCACGATTCTAAGCTTGCAGGAGCGCCCGGCCGAGACGGGTGCCGTCCTAAATCGTAGGGAGCTGGACCGGCAGTTCAACTTCCGCAGTATCGTCGGGGCCGACGCCCAGCTGTTGCACGTATTGCGCAACGTGGGGCAGGTGGCCGCCACCGATGCCTCCGTGCTGATCGAAGGGGAGAGCGGCACGGGCAAGGAACTCATTGCCGAGGCCATTCACCAAAACAGCCACCGCCGCGACAAGGCCTTCGTGAAGGTCAACCTGGGCGGTATTTCGGCCTCGCTCTTCGAAAGTGAGATGTTTGGGCACCGCCGCGGGGCCTTCACCGACGCCAAAACCGACCGGGTGGGCCGCTTCGAGCTGGCCAACAAGGGCACCATCTTCCTCGACGAAATCGGGGAACTGGACCTGGGCTCCCAGGTGAAGCTGCTGCGCGTATTGCAGGACCGGACCTACGAAGTACTCGGCGACAGCCGCGCCCGCAGCCTCGACATCCGGGTAATCTGCGCCACCAACCGCAACCTGGCCGAGATGGTGCGCGAAGGCCGCTTCCGGGAAGACCTCTACTACCGCATCAACCTGATAACCGTGCGCCTGCCCGCCCTGCGCGAGCGGCCCGACGACATCCCGCTGCTGGTCAACCATTTCGTGAGCAACCTGCGCACCACCTACAACCGGCCCTCGCTCAAAGTCGGAACCAAGGCCCTGCACTGGCTGCGCGAGTTACCACTCTCGGGCAACATCCGGGAGCTCAAGAACCTCGTGGAGCGGGCCGTGCTGGTATCGGGCAAGGATGAGCTCAGCCCCGAAGACTTCCAGGCCCAGTTTACCAAAGCGCCCGCCAAAGCCGCCGCCCCCGGCGAGCTGCCGCCCGTGGGCTCGATGACGCTGGAGGAAGTCGAGGTGCAGATGATCCGCAAGTCGATGGAGTTCTACGCCGGCAACGTAAGCCGCGTCGCCAAAGCCCTGGGCCTAAGCCGCGGCGCCCTCTACCGTCGGCTGGAGAAGTACGATATTCCCTTCGATGAGTAG
- a CDS encoding ABC transporter permease, whose protein sequence is MIRHLFTLIWNRKRSNFLLIAEILLSFFVLFVVSVLLVSNYYKYHLPMGFRSDNVWEFDLSPGLDTTDRKGTLRLAMQQLKATPGVVAVTHTSHNSPFSFSNMNTDQYHYKGKQAPLTEFYDADDDMQQVLSLNVVAGRWFDRRDDGAAHPPVVINQKMAEAMFGSEPAVGKIMTDEKGTEDWQVVGVIDAYRSGSDFSADEPAIFHRRVLQGATRIGNQEDPLLLVRVQPGSGAVLEQQLVRKIKAITKGWDANVNTLAENRRDKMKAIVTPLAALGIVSLFLIINVALGLFGVLWYNINQRKAEIGLRRALGATGNGISGQFLGEMMVVTVLGVFGGLLLAVQFPLLGVLGLATEVYLQAMGLATLLIFVLTAICALQPSRIAAGVQPAVSLREE, encoded by the coding sequence ATGATACGTCACCTGTTTACCCTAATCTGGAACCGGAAACGGTCCAACTTCCTGCTCATCGCCGAAATCCTGCTCTCGTTCTTCGTGCTGTTCGTGGTGAGCGTGCTGCTGGTGAGCAATTACTACAAATACCACCTACCCATGGGCTTCCGCTCCGATAACGTGTGGGAATTCGACCTGAGCCCCGGCCTGGATACCACCGACCGCAAGGGCACCCTGCGCCTGGCTATGCAGCAGCTCAAAGCCACGCCTGGGGTAGTGGCCGTGACCCATACCAGCCACAACTCGCCCTTCTCGTTCAGCAATATGAACACCGACCAGTATCACTACAAGGGCAAGCAGGCCCCGCTGACCGAGTTCTACGACGCCGACGACGACATGCAGCAGGTGCTGAGCCTCAACGTGGTGGCCGGCCGCTGGTTTGACCGCCGCGACGACGGCGCCGCCCACCCACCGGTGGTCATCAACCAGAAGATGGCCGAGGCCATGTTCGGCTCGGAGCCGGCCGTGGGTAAGATTATGACCGACGAGAAAGGCACTGAAGACTGGCAGGTGGTGGGCGTAATTGACGCCTACCGCTCGGGCAGCGACTTCTCGGCCGATGAGCCCGCCATCTTCCACCGCCGGGTGCTGCAGGGCGCTACCCGCATCGGCAATCAGGAAGACCCCTTGCTGCTGGTGCGGGTGCAACCCGGCAGCGGGGCCGTGCTGGAGCAGCAGCTCGTGCGCAAGATCAAAGCCATAACCAAGGGCTGGGATGCCAACGTGAATACCCTGGCCGAGAACCGGCGCGACAAGATGAAGGCCATCGTGACCCCGCTGGCGGCCCTGGGAATAGTGAGTTTGTTTCTGATTATTAACGTGGCCCTGGGCTTGTTCGGCGTCCTGTGGTACAACATCAACCAGCGCAAGGCCGAAATCGGGCTGCGCCGGGCCCTGGGCGCCACCGGCAATGGCATCAGTGGGCAGTTTCTGGGCGAAATGATGGTCGTGACGGTGTTGGGCGTATTCGGGGGCCTGCTGCTGGCCGTGCAGTTTCCGCTGCTGGGTGTGCTTGGGCTGGCTACCGAGGTCTACTTGCAGGCCATGGGCCTGGCCACGCTGCTGATTTTCGTGCTTACCGCCATTTGTGCCCTGCAGCCCAGCCGGATTGCCGCCGGCGTCCAGCCCGCCGTGTCGTTGCGGGAGGAGTAG
- a CDS encoding ABC transporter permease, protein MLLSYLKIAWKVLLRRKFFTFISLFGISFTLMVLLVVVAMFDHTVGAHAPESRLDRMLFANFLHIKYKNGGNQNSPPSYYLLDKYVRPLRTPEKVAIYSNFHATPSYVGNSRLDLDLKYTDEAFWQVLDFTFHEGKPYSQSDVKSAAHVAVINRSTARKYFGTDQGVVGRTIEINQTNFRVLGVVNDVPAMRLASYADVWVPLTNHPSDLQRVSLDGDFSAIVLAKSTGDLAAVQAEFDQVIKRVPLTDPKEMKYLDLHADPLLASYSRQIMSPLTNYESNGLTILYSILSGLALLFMLLPALNLVNINVSRIMERSSEIGVRKAFGATGSTLIGQFLVENVFLTAIGGLLGLLLAYVALQLIDGAQILAYAHFELNWRIFSWALLVTLFFGVLSGVYPAFKMSRLQPVQALKGK, encoded by the coding sequence ATGCTGCTTAGTTACCTAAAAATTGCCTGGAAGGTGCTGTTGCGCCGCAAGTTTTTCACCTTCATCAGTTTGTTCGGCATCAGCTTTACGCTTATGGTGCTGTTGGTGGTGGTAGCCATGTTCGACCACACCGTGGGGGCCCACGCCCCGGAGTCGCGCCTGGATAGGATGCTGTTTGCCAACTTTCTGCACATCAAATACAAGAACGGTGGCAACCAAAACTCGCCGCCCAGCTACTACCTGCTCGATAAGTATGTGCGCCCATTGCGCACCCCGGAGAAAGTGGCTATTTACTCTAACTTCCACGCCACGCCCAGCTACGTGGGCAACAGCCGCCTCGACCTCGACCTCAAATACACCGACGAGGCCTTCTGGCAGGTGCTCGACTTCACCTTTCATGAGGGCAAGCCCTACAGCCAGTCCGATGTGAAGTCGGCAGCTCACGTGGCCGTTATCAACCGCAGCACGGCCCGCAAGTACTTCGGCACCGACCAGGGCGTGGTGGGCCGCACCATCGAAATTAACCAAACCAACTTCCGGGTGCTGGGTGTGGTCAACGACGTGCCGGCCATGCGCCTAGCCTCCTATGCCGACGTGTGGGTGCCGCTGACCAACCACCCCAGCGACTTGCAGCGGGTGAGCCTCGACGGCGACTTTTCGGCCATCGTGCTGGCCAAGTCCACCGGGGATCTTGCCGCCGTACAGGCCGAATTCGACCAGGTAATCAAGCGGGTTCCGCTGACTGACCCCAAGGAAATGAAGTACCTCGATCTGCACGCCGACCCGCTGCTGGCGTCCTACTCCCGGCAGATCATGAGCCCGCTCACCAACTACGAGTCCAACGGTCTGACCATTCTGTACTCCATTTTGTCGGGGCTAGCCCTGCTCTTCATGCTGCTGCCCGCCCTGAACCTAGTCAACATCAACGTGAGCCGCATTATGGAGCGCTCCTCCGAAATCGGGGTGCGCAAGGCCTTCGGGGCCACCGGCAGCACGCTCATCGGGCAGTTTCTGGTCGAAAACGTATTCCTGACCGCTATTGGTGGCTTGCTGGGGCTGTTGCTGGCCTACGTGGCCCTACAGCTCATCGACGGCGCCCAGATTCTGGCTTATGCCCACTTCGAGCTGAACTGGCGCATTTTCAGCTGGGCCCTGCTCGTGACGCTGTTCTTCGGCGTGCTCTCGGGCGTGTATCCGGCCTTCAAGATGTCGCGCCTGCAACCGGTGCAGGCCCTGAAAGGAAAGTGA
- a CDS encoding RNA polymerase sigma factor produces the protein MLPSPLSALSETDLVAECRRGNPRAQKVLYDRLAPGMLAVCLRYLRHQEEAEEALVLGFVKVFRALEQYRHEGSFRGWVRRIMINEALGQLRRRQPMHIDIDECQDSVATISALAESNLDTADLLRLIQELPAGYRTVFNLYAVEGYNHPEIAALLGISEGTSKSQLSKARALLQRQVAALHHSSFQPQSYAA, from the coding sequence ATGCTGCCTTCTCCCTTATCCGCGCTTTCCGAAACCGACCTGGTGGCTGAGTGCCGCCGCGGGAATCCCCGGGCCCAAAAGGTGCTCTACGACCGGCTGGCGCCCGGTATGCTGGCCGTGTGCCTGCGCTATCTGCGCCACCAGGAAGAAGCCGAAGAGGCCCTGGTGCTCGGATTCGTGAAGGTGTTTCGGGCCCTGGAGCAGTACCGCCACGAGGGCAGCTTCCGGGGCTGGGTGCGCCGCATCATGATCAACGAGGCCCTGGGCCAGCTGCGCCGCCGGCAGCCTATGCACATCGACATCGACGAGTGCCAGGATTCGGTAGCTACCATCTCGGCCCTGGCCGAAAGCAACCTCGACACGGCCGACCTGCTGCGCCTGATTCAGGAGCTACCCGCCGGCTACCGTACCGTGTTCAACCTCTACGCCGTGGAGGGCTACAATCACCCCGAAATAGCCGCGCTGCTGGGCATTTCGGAGGGTACTTCCAAGTCGCAGCTCAGCAAAGCCCGCGCCCTGCTTCAGCGGCAGGTGGCCGCGCTTCACCACTCATCTTTTCAGCCCCAGTCGTATGCTGCTTAG
- a CDS encoding ABC transporter ATP-binding protein, whose amino-acid sequence MLKLTDIEKVYQTKTIETVALNRVNLTINKGEFVSIMGPSGCGKSTLLSIMGLLDEPSGGQVEIAGRPVTSYSDKELAHLRNQKIGFVFQSYHLINDLSVLDNVELPLLYRSSVSGKERRQRAHAALDKVGLSARTNHFPSQLSGGQRQRVAIARALAGNPELILADEPTGNLDSVMGEEIMDLLLGLNRHDGVTIVMVTHDEQQALKTERVIRFFDGSQVS is encoded by the coding sequence ATGCTCAAGCTCACCGACATTGAAAAGGTGTACCAGACCAAGACCATCGAGACGGTGGCCCTGAACCGGGTAAACCTGACCATCAACAAGGGCGAATTCGTGTCGATTATGGGCCCGTCGGGTTGCGGCAAATCCACGCTGCTGAGCATCATGGGTTTGCTCGATGAGCCTTCGGGAGGCCAGGTCGAAATTGCCGGCCGCCCCGTTACGTCCTACTCCGACAAGGAGCTGGCCCACCTGCGCAATCAGAAAATCGGGTTTGTGTTTCAGAGCTACCACCTCATCAACGACCTTTCGGTGCTCGACAACGTGGAGCTGCCCCTGCTCTACCGCAGCAGCGTGAGCGGCAAGGAGCGCCGGCAGCGGGCCCACGCCGCCCTCGACAAAGTAGGCCTCAGCGCCCGCACCAACCACTTCCCCAGCCAGCTTTCGGGCGGGCAGCGCCAGCGCGTGGCCATTGCCCGGGCCCTGGCCGGCAACCCCGAACTGATCCTGGCCGACGAACCCACCGGCAACCTCGACTCGGTGATGGGCGAGGAAATCATGGACCTGCTGCTGGGCCTCAACCGCCACGACGGCGTGACCATCGTGATGGTAACCCACGACGAGCAGCAGGCTCTCAAGACCGAGCGGGTTATCCGCTTCTTCGACGGCAGCCAGGTTAGCTAA
- a CDS encoding YybH family protein, producing the protein MPTTATSIRDEIRRTNDSFEASFEQGDAAAIANLFTTAGVLLPAGMEPIEGQPGIQAFWQGAMARGVKQVRLKTRDIEELEDTAIELGTYTLFDGNHQAMDQGKYLVVWKEQQGHWKLHQDIWNTSLPASGQQAA; encoded by the coding sequence ATGCCCACCACAGCCACCAGTATCCGCGACGAAATCCGGCGCACCAACGACTCCTTCGAAGCCAGCTTCGAGCAGGGCGACGCCGCCGCCATTGCCAACCTCTTTACCACGGCGGGCGTGCTGCTGCCGGCCGGTATGGAGCCCATCGAAGGGCAGCCGGGCATTCAGGCCTTTTGGCAGGGCGCTATGGCACGGGGCGTAAAGCAGGTTAGGCTCAAAACCCGCGACATTGAGGAGTTGGAAGACACGGCCATTGAGCTCGGCACCTACACCCTCTTCGACGGCAACCACCAGGCCATGGACCAGGGCAAGTACCTGGTGGTTTGGAAAGAGCAGCAAGGCCACTGGAAGCTTCATCAGGATATCTGGAACACCAGCCTACCCGCCTCCGGTCAGCAAGCGGCATAA
- a CDS encoding TolC family protein produces the protein MKVLSALSGLLLTLPALAQTTTPLSLPQVIEQALAQSSVAKQAATNRETSYWQYRTYLSNYRPQLALQGTVPGYRREISPVVQPDGTTGFRAIRTHNANLGVTMTQNIGPTGGQIYLSSSVQRVDDFNRQDKTYRNQPFGIGLTQPIGGYNNLRWARKIEPLRYQEAGRQYVEERENIAQRITELYFDVLLQQVNADVARQNAQANAEMLRLGKERFQLGRLSQSDLLLLQLNLLNSRKALGQALLDAQTAAVSLQSYTGLSAEALQLTVPEPTSKLEVDPNRALEQARQNRRETLAFRRRLLQAESEVALAKGTTGLQASLVANLGYVNSTPDFWSTYNSLQSQNQLSLTFSMPLLDWGRQKSIVKTAELTRQQVQQTVAQEQSTFEQSVVTQAAQLSSLHEQMELSAQADSLAQQRYSIARATYQVGRISLTDLNIALAEKDQAKRAYIAALRACWVAHYRLRALTLYDFALQQPLPGSTEVK, from the coding sequence TTGAAAGTATTGAGTGCCCTGAGTGGCCTGCTGCTGACGCTGCCCGCCCTGGCCCAAACCACCACGCCTCTGAGCTTGCCCCAGGTGATTGAACAGGCCCTGGCGCAGTCGTCGGTGGCCAAGCAGGCCGCTACCAACCGCGAAACCAGCTACTGGCAGTACCGCACCTACCTCTCGAACTACCGGCCTCAGCTGGCCCTGCAAGGTACAGTGCCCGGCTACCGACGCGAGATTTCGCCCGTGGTTCAGCCCGATGGCACCACTGGCTTTCGGGCCATTCGCACCCACAATGCTAACCTGGGCGTGACCATGACCCAGAACATTGGGCCGACGGGCGGACAGATCTACCTTAGCTCCTCGGTGCAGCGCGTCGACGACTTCAACCGCCAGGATAAGACTTACCGCAACCAGCCCTTCGGCATTGGCCTTACCCAGCCGATTGGGGGCTACAACAACCTGCGCTGGGCCCGAAAAATTGAGCCTCTGCGCTACCAGGAAGCCGGCCGCCAATACGTGGAGGAGCGCGAGAATATTGCCCAGCGCATTACGGAGCTGTATTTTGACGTGCTGCTCCAGCAGGTAAATGCCGACGTGGCCCGCCAGAACGCCCAGGCCAACGCCGAAATGCTGCGCCTGGGCAAGGAACGGTTCCAGCTCGGTCGTCTCTCCCAGAGCGACTTGCTGCTGCTCCAGCTCAACCTGCTCAACTCCCGCAAAGCCCTGGGTCAGGCCTTGCTCGATGCTCAGACAGCCGCCGTAAGTCTGCAAAGCTACACCGGCCTCTCGGCCGAAGCCCTGCAGCTGACCGTGCCCGAGCCCACCAGCAAGCTAGAGGTAGACCCCAATCGAGCATTGGAGCAGGCCCGCCAAAACCGCCGCGAAACCCTGGCTTTTCGTCGCCGCCTGCTGCAAGCTGAAAGTGAAGTGGCGCTGGCCAAGGGCACGACCGGCTTGCAGGCCAGCCTAGTGGCCAACCTGGGCTATGTGAACAGCACCCCGGACTTTTGGTCGACCTACAACAGCCTGCAAAGCCAGAACCAGCTGAGCCTCACGTTTTCGATGCCCCTGCTCGACTGGGGCCGGCAGAAGTCCATCGTCAAAACCGCCGAGCTGACCCGCCAGCAGGTGCAGCAAACCGTGGCTCAGGAGCAAAGCACCTTCGAACAAAGCGTGGTAACCCAGGCGGCCCAGCTCAGCAGCCTGCACGAGCAGATGGAACTCTCCGCGCAGGCCGATTCGCTGGCCCAGCAGCGCTACAGCATTGCCCGGGCCACCTACCAGGTCGGCCGCATCAGCCTCACCGACCTGAACATTGCCCTGGCCGAGAAAGACCAGGCCAAACGCGCCTACATTGCGGCCCTGCGGGCTTGCTGGGTGGCGCACTACCGCCTGCGCGCCCTCACCCTCTATGATTTTGCCCTGCAGCAGCCGCTACCTGGTAGTACAGAAGTGAAATAA